A genomic segment from Roseibium algicola encodes:
- a CDS encoding 5-formyltetrahydrofolate cyclo-ligase: MSQDDDLPGDPVCYADMLVGGFVVDQETFRDVSRFRKSERSRLYEKRKGLTSTERAAKTAALIDQLRPVLEAVDYQRISLYWPIRGEPDLRPLMTELCNSGRTVLLPVVLEKQTPLVFRPWQPGCKMVRGLWNIPVPEEGPSQVPEVVIAPLVGVDAHFYRLGNGGGYYDRTLASLPAKPLTIGIGFAFCCLNSIFPMPWDVPMDKVVLDTGPLEVEQGK; encoded by the coding sequence ATGAGCCAAGATGACGACCTGCCGGGAGACCCTGTCTGCTACGCCGACATGCTGGTAGGCGGATTTGTCGTTGATCAGGAAACCTTTCGCGATGTCAGCCGGTTCCGCAAATCTGAGCGCAGCCGCCTCTATGAAAAGCGGAAGGGACTGACCAGCACGGAGCGAGCGGCAAAGACCGCTGCGCTGATCGATCAGCTTCGCCCCGTCCTTGAAGCAGTCGACTATCAGAGGATCTCGCTCTACTGGCCAATCCGCGGAGAACCAGACCTTCGCCCCCTGATGACGGAGCTTTGCAACTCGGGCAGGACAGTTCTTCTACCCGTCGTTCTCGAAAAGCAGACACCGCTGGTCTTTCGCCCGTGGCAGCCAGGCTGCAAGATGGTGCGAGGCCTCTGGAACATTCCCGTTCCCGAAGAAGGCCCATCGCAGGTGCCCGAGGTCGTGATCGCCCCCCTGGTTGGTGTCGACGCCCACTTTTACCGCCTCGGCAATGGTGGCGGCTACTACGACCGCACGCTGGCATCGCTGCCGGCCAAACCGCTGACCATCGGGATCGGGTTCGCGTTCTGCTGTCTCAACTCCATCTTTCCAATGCCCTGGGATGTGCCAATGGACAAGGTCGTTCTGGACACCGGGCCTTTGGAAGTTGAACAGGGAAAATGA
- a CDS encoding DUF2336 domain-containing protein yields the protein MLNDLLNLAQESTPEKRHQLVEHVTELFVRGANSYQTEEIALFNTVLESMLPTMEPEQKKAISEQLAPIDDTSNKVAYELAREEIDIARPMLTSSNALKTEDILRLAKTMGQGHLLAISKRQHLEANVTDVLLERGENPVKQSVAANSGAEFSEWGSRLLIKLAEKDEKIRDAMMERADITESDYDKLINQMPEAQQAKIRQLRKENETLIQDLFHKASKVVASSKLERKATRINAKVTLKEIRAGQRSLSKAITQLSLSNNLFDICFLLAEMAGLEQKYVTNVMVRYDSTGVAVLCRAMGVENADYNALCKARAMHNKQPQSTAENWANDYQSLSDRDARRLLSFMKIRLQTLEGQAA from the coding sequence ATGCTCAACGACCTTCTCAATCTCGCTCAGGAAAGCACCCCGGAAAAACGCCACCAACTGGTGGAACACGTTACCGAGCTTTTTGTGCGTGGCGCGAACAGCTACCAGACAGAAGAAATCGCCCTGTTCAACACGGTGCTGGAAAGCATGCTTCCCACCATGGAGCCTGAACAGAAGAAAGCGATATCCGAACAGCTGGCGCCGATAGACGACACGTCCAACAAGGTCGCCTATGAACTTGCCCGAGAAGAGATCGACATCGCCAGGCCGATGCTGACGTCCTCCAATGCGCTCAAGACCGAGGATATCCTGCGGCTGGCCAAGACCATGGGTCAGGGGCACCTGCTGGCGATCTCGAAACGCCAGCATCTTGAGGCCAATGTGACCGATGTCCTGCTGGAACGCGGCGAGAACCCGGTCAAGCAATCTGTTGCTGCCAACTCTGGCGCGGAGTTTTCCGAATGGGGCTCTCGCCTGCTGATCAAGCTGGCGGAAAAGGACGAGAAAATCCGCGACGCCATGATGGAGCGCGCGGACATTACCGAGTCCGACTATGACAAACTGATCAACCAGATGCCTGAGGCTCAGCAGGCGAAGATCCGCCAGCTGCGCAAGGAAAACGAAACCCTGATCCAGGATCTCTTCCACAAGGCCAGCAAGGTTGTTGCCAGCTCGAAGCTGGAACGCAAGGCGACCCGTATCAACGCCAAGGTCACCTTGAAGGAAATTCGGGCCGGGCAACGTTCGCTCAGCAAGGCGATCACGCAGCTGTCGCTGTCCAACAACCTGTTCGACATCTGCTTCCTGCTGGCGGAAATGGCGGGTCTGGAGCAGAAATACGTCACCAATGTCATGGTGCGTTACGATTCCACAGGTGTGGCGGTTCTTTGCCGTGCCATGGGCGTGGAAAATGCGGACTACAATGCGCTGTGCAAGGCCCGGGCGATGCACAACAAGCAGCCGCAGTCGACAGCGGAAAACTGGGCGAACGACTACCAGTCGCTGTCAGACCGCGACGCGCGTCGTCTGCTGTCCTTCATGAAGATCCGTCTGCAGACCCTGGAGGGCCAGGCGGCCTGA
- a CDS encoding bifunctional alpha/beta hydrolase/OsmC family protein, which yields MGQHPLKLEFDGAHDASLAARLDLPSGKIRAFALFAHCFTCSKDIAAARHVASALSQEGIAVLRFDFTGLGGSGGDFASTGFSSNVEDLKRAADYLRRNYQAPQLLIGHSLGGAAVLSVAADIPEVRAVVTIGAPSDADHVIRSFKGVEETIREQGEGEVSLEGRNFTIRKEFLDDLEAQSVRDKVADLGKALLVMHAPLDEVVGIDNATSIFVAAKHPKSFVSLDTADHLLSKSQDAAYAAHVIAGWVGRYLDPVAEQAGDEAKDGVEVVETGQGKFQVMVTSGVHRMIADEPKDVGGFDSGPSPYGYLSAALGACTVMTLRMYAERKGLDIERIGTRVLHGKVHAADCEECSESVKSRNGKIDRFERLITLEGNLDEATRTRLLEIADKCPVHRTLEAGAAVVTRDVSPGKAEA from the coding sequence ATGGGACAGCATCCGCTGAAACTGGAATTTGACGGCGCGCACGACGCAAGTCTGGCGGCCCGGCTGGATCTGCCGTCAGGCAAGATCAGGGCTTTCGCCCTGTTCGCGCACTGCTTTACCTGCTCCAAGGATATCGCCGCCGCCCGCCACGTTGCCAGCGCGCTTTCACAAGAGGGGATTGCCGTGCTCCGGTTCGATTTCACCGGCCTCGGCGGCAGCGGGGGCGATTTCGCCTCAACCGGATTTTCCTCCAACGTCGAAGACCTGAAGCGGGCAGCAGATTATCTGCGCCGCAACTATCAGGCTCCACAGCTCCTGATCGGCCATTCGCTCGGCGGGGCCGCAGTTCTGTCCGTTGCTGCCGACATTCCCGAAGTGCGTGCCGTCGTGACGATCGGCGCTCCCTCCGACGCGGATCACGTGATCCGAAGCTTCAAGGGGGTGGAAGAGACGATCCGCGAGCAGGGCGAAGGAGAGGTTTCTCTCGAAGGGCGCAACTTTACCATTCGCAAGGAGTTCCTGGACGATCTGGAAGCCCAGTCGGTTCGTGACAAGGTCGCGGATCTCGGCAAGGCGCTTCTCGTGATGCATGCCCCGCTCGACGAGGTTGTCGGTATCGACAATGCCACCAGCATTTTCGTTGCCGCAAAGCATCCCAAGAGCTTCGTGTCGCTCGATACGGCCGACCATCTTCTTTCAAAGAGCCAGGACGCGGCCTATGCGGCACATGTGATTGCCGGTTGGGTCGGGCGTTATCTCGATCCGGTAGCGGAACAGGCCGGCGACGAAGCAAAGGATGGTGTTGAGGTGGTGGAGACCGGCCAGGGCAAGTTTCAGGTCATGGTCACGAGCGGCGTACACCGGATGATTGCCGACGAACCCAAGGATGTCGGTGGGTTCGACAGCGGCCCGTCGCCCTATGGATATCTGTCCGCCGCACTCGGGGCCTGCACGGTCATGACGTTGCGCATGTATGCTGAACGCAAGGGGCTGGATATCGAACGGATCGGCACTCGTGTTCTGCACGGCAAGGTGCACGCGGCCGATTGTGAAGAGTGTTCGGAAAGCGTGAAGTCGCGGAACGGCAAGATCGACCGGTTCGAGCGTTTGATCACGCTGGAAGGCAACCTTGACGAAGCAACGCGGACCCGGCTTCTGGAGATCGCCGACAAATGTCCTGTCCATCGCACCCTGGAAGCGGGCGCTGCGGTGGTCACGCGGGATGTGTCGCCCGGCAAAGCGGAGGCGTGA
- a CDS encoding cytochrome c-type biogenesis protein, producing MIQRLFLALLLCVSLLAAPALAVAPDEVLDDPVLEGRARALSAGLRCMVCQNQSIDDSDAPLAKDLRVLVRERLVAGDSDEQVIDYLVSRYGEFVLLKPRFAWHTIVLWAAGPVALIAGLIAIVAALRKRARNRAAANDVSAPKLTAEEERRLQALLDKAD from the coding sequence ATGATACAGCGTCTATTCCTTGCCCTGTTGCTCTGTGTGAGCCTGCTTGCCGCACCGGCTCTTGCCGTTGCGCCCGACGAAGTTCTGGACGATCCGGTACTGGAAGGCCGTGCCCGGGCACTGTCAGCGGGACTGCGCTGCATGGTCTGTCAGAACCAGTCCATCGATGACAGCGACGCGCCGCTGGCCAAGGATCTGCGCGTCCTGGTACGCGAGCGACTGGTCGCCGGCGATAGTGACGAGCAGGTGATCGATTACCTTGTGTCCCGCTATGGCGAATTCGTGCTGCTGAAGCCCCGCTTCGCCTGGCACACAATCGTTCTGTGGGCCGCGGGCCCCGTTGCCCTGATTGCGGGGCTGATTGCGATTGTTGCAGCCCTGCGCAAGCGTGCTCGCAATCGCGCTGCTGCCAACGATGTCTCCGCTCCCAAGCTGACCGCCGAAGAGGAGCGCAGGCTGCAGGCGCTGCTGGACAAGGCCGACTGA
- a CDS encoding heme lyase CcmF/NrfE family subunit, with the protein MIVEFGHYALVLAFALTLVQSVLPIWGALQKDERLMAVAPPVSVMLFLLVLLSFVVLTGAYLNSDFSVLNVVENSHSAKPLIYKFTGVWGNHEGSMLLWVLILVFFGALVGVFGGNLPADLKAVTLSVQGWVTAGFVLFLLATSNPFTRIANPPLEGSDLNPILQDIGLAIHPPLLYVGYVGFSITFSFAVAALILGRIDAAWARWVRPWTLLAWCFLTLGIAMGSYWAYYELGWGGWWFWDPVENASFMPWLAGTALLHSAIVMEKREALKVWTVLLAIFTFSLSLLGTFLVRSGVLTSVHAFATDPARGVFILGLLCIFIGGSLSLYAWRAPMLKQGGLFAPISREGGLVLNNLFLTAACAAVFVGTLYPLVLDAVTGEKISVGAPFFNLTFGPLMVPLLLAVPFGPILSWKRADLGAACQRLYAAFGLALLLTLVTYWAWGMDKVLAPLGVGLAVWVMAGAISEIVTRVKFFEIGFKRGFARLVGLPGSAWGTATAHFGIGLTVLGIVTASAFQEERVLTMRPGDVVELAGYQMTFEGAAPRRGPNYTEEVGHFSIRQGGTLVAELDPSKRIYTARQMPTTEAGIYTTGFSQVYLSLGEGRGDGAVDVRVYFKPLITLIWIGCVIMSLGAVFSIADRRLRVGAPKPARKRQQSVAAAE; encoded by the coding sequence ATGATTGTCGAATTCGGACACTACGCACTTGTGCTGGCCTTCGCGCTGACACTTGTCCAATCCGTTCTGCCGATCTGGGGGGCGCTCCAGAAGGATGAACGCCTGATGGCGGTGGCGCCGCCGGTTTCGGTGATGCTCTTTCTCCTGGTCCTTCTGTCCTTTGTGGTGCTGACGGGTGCTTATCTCAATTCCGATTTCTCGGTGCTGAACGTTGTCGAGAACAGCCATTCGGCAAAACCCCTGATCTACAAGTTCACCGGCGTTTGGGGAAACCACGAAGGCTCGATGCTTCTGTGGGTGCTGATCCTGGTTTTCTTCGGGGCTCTTGTTGGCGTCTTCGGGGGCAACCTGCCGGCCGACCTGAAAGCGGTGACATTGTCCGTCCAGGGCTGGGTTACCGCAGGTTTTGTCCTGTTCCTGCTGGCAACGTCCAACCCTTTTACCCGGATTGCAAATCCTCCGCTGGAAGGGTCTGACCTGAACCCGATCCTGCAGGACATCGGCCTCGCCATTCACCCGCCTCTGCTTTACGTCGGCTATGTCGGCTTCTCCATCACATTCTCCTTTGCGGTGGCTGCACTTATCCTCGGCCGTATCGATGCGGCCTGGGCACGATGGGTGCGGCCCTGGACACTGCTTGCCTGGTGCTTTCTCACGCTCGGCATCGCGATGGGCTCCTACTGGGCCTACTACGAACTTGGCTGGGGTGGCTGGTGGTTCTGGGATCCGGTCGAAAATGCCAGCTTCATGCCCTGGCTTGCGGGCACGGCTCTGCTGCACTCGGCAATCGTCATGGAAAAGCGCGAGGCGCTGAAGGTCTGGACGGTACTGCTGGCGATCTTCACCTTTTCCCTGTCGCTTCTCGGCACCTTCCTGGTGCGTTCAGGCGTCCTGACTTCGGTTCATGCCTTTGCCACAGACCCGGCCCGCGGCGTCTTCATTCTCGGCCTTCTGTGCATCTTCATCGGCGGATCGCTCAGCCTTTACGCCTGGCGTGCACCGATGTTGAAGCAGGGAGGGCTGTTCGCACCCATCAGCCGGGAAGGTGGTCTGGTGCTGAACAACCTGTTCCTGACCGCTGCCTGTGCAGCCGTCTTTGTCGGCACGCTCTATCCGCTGGTGCTTGATGCCGTCACTGGCGAGAAGATTTCAGTCGGTGCACCCTTCTTCAACCTGACGTTCGGTCCCCTGATGGTGCCGCTGCTCCTGGCAGTGCCTTTTGGTCCGATCCTGTCCTGGAAACGGGCTGATCTTGGCGCGGCCTGCCAGCGGCTTTATGCGGCTTTCGGTCTTGCCCTGTTGCTGACACTTGTCACTTACTGGGCCTGGGGCATGGACAAGGTGCTGGCGCCGCTTGGTGTCGGGCTGGCGGTCTGGGTCATGGCGGGTGCAATTTCCGAAATCGTGACCCGTGTCAAATTCTTCGAAATAGGCTTCAAGCGCGGGTTTGCCCGTCTTGTTGGCCTGCCGGGATCTGCCTGGGGAACGGCCACTGCTCATTTCGGCATCGGCCTTACTGTCCTCGGCATTGTCACGGCGTCCGCGTTTCAAGAAGAACGCGTCCTCACAATGCGTCCGGGCGATGTTGTCGAACTTGCCGGATACCAGATGACCTTCGAAGGCGCCGCACCGCGCCGCGGTCCGAACTACACTGAAGAAGTCGGTCACTTCTCCATCCGTCAGGGCGGAACCCTGGTGGCCGAGCTTGACCCCTCCAAGCGCATTTACACGGCGCGCCAGATGCCGACAACGGAAGCCGGTATCTATACGACAGGGTTTTCGCAGGTCTATCTCTCGCTCGGTGAAGGGCGCGGCGATGGCGCTGTTGACGTGCGCGTCTATTTCAAGCCGCTGATCACCCTGATCTGGATTGGCTGTGTGATCATGTCCCTCGGTGCGGTGTTCTCCATTGCCGACAGGCGGCTGCGCGTGGGGGCTCCGAAACCGGCGCGCAAACGTCAGCAAAGTGTAGCGGCGGCGGAGTGA
- the ccmE gene encoding cytochrome c maturation protein CcmE: MTRKQRRLTLIGSAGAVLAIALTLILIALRSEIVFFQSPTEITQNGVAPGQRIRLGGLVEEGSVVRSDNAEVSFRVTDTANTVAVTYKGILPDLFREGQGVVTEGVVGSDGVFVADSVLAKHDENYIPKEVAEALKAQGHWQGEEGNAN, from the coding sequence ATGACACGCAAACAAAGACGATTGACCCTTATCGGTTCGGCTGGCGCGGTTCTGGCCATTGCCCTGACGCTGATTCTGATCGCGCTGAGAAGCGAGATCGTGTTTTTCCAGAGCCCGACCGAAATCACCCAGAACGGCGTTGCGCCCGGTCAGCGGATCCGGCTTGGTGGCCTGGTCGAGGAAGGCTCGGTCGTGCGCTCCGACAATGCCGAAGTCAGCTTCCGTGTAACCGACACGGCCAATACGGTTGCCGTCACCTACAAGGGCATCCTGCCGGATCTGTTCCGGGAAGGGCAGGGCGTGGTGACCGAGGGTGTCGTCGGTTCGGACGGAGTTTTCGTTGCGGACAGTGTGCTGGCCAAGCACGATGAGAACTACATTCCCAAGGAAGTGGCCGAAGCGCTGAAGGCGCAGGGACACTGGCAAGGTGAAGAGGGCAACGCGAACTGA
- the ccmI gene encoding c-type cytochrome biogenesis protein CcmI, whose product MVFWILIALLTGVATLSVLIPLSRTRRHQEDAPARADEAVYREQLAAIETELERGLIDAEAAEAARTEIARRLLAAHDRGDSKKQDDSKGGGLKLAQGLALLALPASAFGLYLVLGSPDLPDQPLLSRLSAPAEEQSVDLLVARVERHLAENPEDGQGWAVIAPVYLSLGQPQASAKAYSNAIRILGPNQAWLTDMGEALTIANQGLVTADARAAFEQAVSLEPAAVKPRFFLALALGQEGRKEDAIAAWQALLQGADETAAWVGAARQEMARLTGGAPVGNSLPGPSQEEVAAASEMAADDRQAMIAGMVAGLAERLSTEGGSVDEWNRLIRAYMVLGKKQDAEKALEEALSAYADKPEDLSMIKDAASQLGLTDG is encoded by the coding sequence ATGGTGTTCTGGATCCTGATTGCCCTGTTGACCGGGGTTGCGACATTGTCGGTACTTATTCCCCTATCGCGCACACGGCGCCACCAGGAGGATGCACCGGCGCGTGCGGACGAAGCGGTTTATCGCGAGCAGCTTGCGGCGATCGAGACGGAACTCGAACGGGGCCTGATAGACGCCGAAGCAGCCGAGGCAGCGCGAACGGAAATCGCGCGCCGTCTGCTTGCAGCCCACGACAGGGGCGACAGCAAAAAGCAGGACGACTCCAAGGGCGGCGGCTTGAAGCTTGCGCAGGGGCTGGCCCTGCTGGCGCTGCCAGCCTCAGCTTTCGGACTTTATCTTGTCCTTGGCTCTCCCGATCTTCCCGACCAGCCGTTGCTCAGCCGTCTGAGCGCACCGGCGGAAGAACAATCCGTCGATCTGCTGGTTGCCCGTGTTGAACGTCATCTGGCGGAAAATCCGGAAGATGGGCAAGGCTGGGCAGTCATTGCTCCGGTCTACCTGTCGCTCGGTCAGCCTCAGGCTTCTGCGAAAGCCTATTCCAATGCAATCCGCATTCTCGGGCCGAACCAGGCCTGGCTCACCGATATGGGCGAAGCGCTGACGATTGCAAATCAGGGGCTGGTTACAGCCGATGCTCGCGCCGCTTTCGAGCAGGCCGTGTCGCTGGAACCTGCAGCCGTAAAGCCACGATTCTTTCTCGCACTGGCGCTTGGCCAGGAAGGCCGCAAGGAAGACGCGATTGCCGCATGGCAGGCTCTCCTTCAGGGCGCTGATGAGACCGCAGCCTGGGTTGGGGCCGCACGCCAGGAAATGGCCCGGCTGACAGGCGGCGCACCGGTTGGCAACAGTTTGCCGGGGCCGTCCCAGGAAGAGGTTGCTGCCGCCAGCGAAATGGCCGCGGATGACCGTCAGGCCATGATCGCCGGCATGGTTGCTGGCCTTGCCGAGCGTCTGTCCACGGAAGGCGGATCGGTGGATGAGTGGAACCGGCTGATCCGTGCCTATATGGTTCTGGGTAAGAAACAGGATGCGGAAAAGGCTCTTGAGGAGGCGCTGTCGGCATATGCGGACAAGCCGGAGGACTTGTCCATGATCAAGGACGCTGCCAGCCAGCTTGGTCTAACAGACGGTTGA
- a CDS encoding RT0821/Lpp0805 family surface protein translates to MRLRGASCLALAFALAGCSMTSGSRDSNTWGSFFGDPNANVSGSEANTAISVLVNNEFGDALEPSDRKAAEDAQSRALRARGLGVSVAWQNERTGRSGQVRPGPVYFVNETSCREFTHEMVLQGRTLQARGTACETDQGAWQVIG, encoded by the coding sequence ATGCGTCTTCGCGGTGCCTCGTGTCTTGCTCTTGCCTTTGCTTTGGCAGGTTGCTCCATGACGTCCGGGTCGAGAGACAGCAACACTTGGGGGTCCTTTTTCGGTGACCCGAATGCGAATGTTTCCGGCTCGGAAGCGAATACGGCCATTTCGGTGCTGGTGAACAACGAGTTCGGGGACGCGCTTGAACCGTCTGACCGCAAGGCAGCCGAAGATGCCCAGAGCAGGGCGTTGCGTGCGCGGGGCCTTGGGGTTTCGGTTGCCTGGCAGAACGAGCGTACCGGCCGCAGTGGTCAGGTCCGTCCCGGACCGGTCTATTTCGTCAACGAGACCAGCTGCCGCGAGTTTACGCACGAGATGGTTCTCCAGGGCCGCACCTTGCAGGCGCGCGGCACGGCGTGTGAAACCGACCAGGGTGCCTGGCAGGTGATCGGCTGA
- a CDS encoding ATP-binding protein, translating to MTPETSANGDGRPVNRPQRSLAARLVFVAAVWSTIALAIAGVFLVSLYERASERAFDAQLEVHIKALIAEMLATNADASADQATATLTAPTYRGDPRFSLPLSGWYWTVRRADSPSILYASESLVGDPLNTPPIGQDDANAGFIVGPTGDEIRVLQQRITVEDAAYVIAVGAATAGFWADIFEFARLVAITLCIVGLGLILAIFLQVKFGLRPLARLRASLSAVRQGEAERIDEALPREIAPLAVELNALIVSNKEIVERARTHVGNLAHGLKTPLSVISNEARASGGPLADKVSEQASIMSTQIQHHLERARMAAQRRVIGVSCETEPVLARLIRAMGKIYQDKGVDVGFAQSGQIRFRGESQDLEEMSGNLIDNACKWAGSKVRVQVAPLNDPATNRDMFTITVEDDGPGLTPEQRAEAIKRGRRLDETVPGTGLGLSIVADLAALYGGTFDLESSSLGGLKARLVLPALSKE from the coding sequence GTGACACCTGAGACCTCTGCCAACGGGGACGGCCGGCCCGTGAACCGGCCTCAGCGGTCGCTTGCCGCACGTCTGGTGTTCGTGGCGGCTGTATGGTCCACAATCGCGCTCGCCATCGCCGGGGTGTTCCTGGTGAGCCTTTATGAAAGAGCGAGCGAACGGGCGTTTGACGCCCAGCTCGAGGTTCATATCAAGGCACTGATTGCCGAAATGCTGGCAACCAATGCAGATGCCAGTGCTGACCAGGCAACCGCAACCCTGACTGCGCCGACCTACCGCGGCGATCCCCGGTTCTCCCTGCCGCTGTCCGGCTGGTACTGGACGGTTCGACGCGCCGACAGCCCGTCGATCCTTTATGCATCGGAGTCGCTGGTGGGGGATCCGCTGAACACGCCGCCGATCGGGCAGGACGACGCCAACGCCGGGTTTATCGTCGGGCCGACCGGTGATGAAATTCGCGTGCTCCAGCAGAGAATTACCGTTGAAGACGCGGCCTATGTGATTGCCGTCGGCGCTGCAACGGCAGGGTTCTGGGCGGATATCTTCGAGTTTGCGCGGCTTGTGGCCATCACGCTTTGCATTGTCGGTCTCGGGCTGATTCTGGCGATCTTCCTGCAGGTGAAATTCGGCTTGCGGCCACTTGCGCGCTTGCGTGCGTCGCTTTCGGCCGTTCGACAGGGCGAGGCCGAACGCATTGACGAGGCCCTGCCGCGCGAGATCGCGCCGCTGGCGGTGGAACTCAACGCGCTCATCGTGTCGAACAAGGAAATCGTCGAGCGGGCACGCACCCACGTCGGCAACCTTGCACACGGTCTGAAGACCCCACTGTCGGTCATTTCAAACGAGGCAAGGGCGTCCGGTGGTCCCTTGGCGGACAAGGTGTCCGAACAGGCATCGATCATGTCGACCCAGATCCAGCATCATCTGGAGCGGGCCCGCATGGCGGCGCAGCGGCGGGTCATCGGTGTTTCATGCGAGACCGAGCCGGTTCTTGCCCGTCTGATCCGGGCCATGGGCAAGATCTATCAGGACAAAGGCGTTGATGTCGGTTTCGCGCAGTCCGGTCAGATCCGCTTTCGAGGCGAAAGCCAGGACCTGGAAGAAATGAGCGGCAACCTGATCGATAATGCCTGCAAATGGGCAGGTTCGAAGGTGCGGGTGCAGGTTGCGCCGTTGAACGATCCGGCCACGAACCGGGACATGTTCACGATCACGGTCGAGGATGATGGTCCCGGACTGACGCCTGAACAGCGCGCCGAAGCCATCAAGCGTGGTCGGCGTCTGGATGAAACCGTGCCCGGAACAGGTCTTGGCCTGTCGATCGTGGCAGATCTCGCTGCCCTTTACGGCGGTACCTTCGATCTTGAAAGTTCCTCGCTCGGAGGCCTGAAGGCACGTCTGGTGCTGCCGGCGCTCAGCAAGGAATAG
- a CDS encoding response regulator, which translates to MRILVVEDDTDLNRQLVAALEEAGYVVDSATDGEDGHFLGDTEPYDAVVLDLGLPSLDGLSVLENWRRDGRTMPVLILTARDRWSDKVAGIDAGADDYVAKPFHMEEVLARVRALVRRAAGHASNELTCGAVRLDLRSGRVTVDGSAVKLTSHEYRLLSYLLHHQGKVISRTELTEHLYDQDFDRDSNTVEVFVGRLRKKIGSDMIETIRGLGYRLGAASDT; encoded by the coding sequence ATGCGCATTCTTGTTGTCGAAGACGATACCGATCTGAACCGCCAGCTGGTGGCCGCCCTGGAAGAGGCCGGCTATGTGGTCGACAGTGCGACGGACGGCGAGGATGGGCATTTTCTTGGCGACACCGAGCCATATGACGCCGTGGTACTTGACCTCGGCCTGCCGTCCCTCGACGGACTGTCCGTTCTGGAAAACTGGCGCCGCGACGGGCGCACCATGCCGGTCCTCATCCTGACTGCGCGCGACCGCTGGTCGGACAAGGTTGCGGGGATCGACGCCGGTGCCGATGATTATGTCGCAAAGCCTTTCCACATGGAGGAAGTGCTTGCCCGTGTGCGTGCGCTTGTGCGCCGGGCTGCCGGGCATGCCTCCAACGAACTCACTTGCGGTGCGGTGCGGCTGGATCTGAGATCCGGCCGGGTAACCGTGGACGGCAGCGCGGTCAAGCTGACTTCGCATGAATACCGGCTGTTGTCCTACCTGCTGCATCACCAGGGCAAGGTGATCTCCCGGACTGAATTGACCGAACATCTCTACGATCAGGATTTCGATCGTGATTCCAACACGGTGGAAGTCTTCGTCGGCCGTCTGCGCAAGAAAATCGGCTCGGACATGATCGAAACCATCCGAGGGCTCGGATACCGCCTGGGAGCGGCGAGTGACACCTGA
- a CDS encoding PepSY domain-containing protein, which translates to MKQIFALLILTFAVIAPAQAACLSQSQAREAVASGKAAPLGAVAGQAGGEIVKAQLCQQGGGYVYLLSVLKGGKVTTVTVNANR; encoded by the coding sequence GTGAAACAGATATTTGCCCTTTTGATCCTGACATTCGCCGTCATTGCGCCGGCGCAAGCCGCTTGTTTGTCCCAGTCGCAGGCCCGTGAAGCCGTGGCCAGCGGCAAGGCCGCCCCGCTTGGGGCGGTTGCAGGGCAGGCAGGCGGTGAAATCGTCAAGGCCCAGCTTTGCCAGCAGGGTGGGGGATACGTCTATCTGTTATCGGTCCTAAAGGGTGGCAAGGTGACAACTGTCACAGTCAACGCCAACAGGTAA